In one window of Pseudomonas putida DNA:
- a CDS encoding LysR family transcriptional regulator yields the protein MDTLQNMRAFSCVAQLGSFTAAAAQLDTTTANVSRAVSNLEAHLQTRLLNRTTRRIALTEAGKRYLMRCEQILTFVEEAEAEASDAHARPAGQLKVHSMTGVGQHFVVDAIARYRETHPDVTFDLTMANRVPDLLDEGYDVSIVLASELPDSGFVSQRLGITYSIVCASPDYIARHGIAHKPADLLKHQCLRMVSPVIPLEKWLFDGPEGQEMVNITSSPFQVNSADAMKTAIRSGMGVGVLPIYSAIDGLRDGSLVRVMPDYRLQELNLYAIYPSRQYLDAKIKTWVEYLRNSLPEILAAHEADLKTHELLIAT from the coding sequence ATGGACACCCTGCAAAACATGCGTGCTTTCAGTTGTGTAGCCCAGCTCGGCAGCTTCACCGCTGCCGCTGCGCAGCTGGATACGACCACCGCCAACGTGTCGCGAGCGGTCTCCAACCTGGAAGCCCATCTGCAAACCCGCTTGCTCAATCGCACCACACGGCGCATCGCCCTGACCGAAGCGGGCAAGCGCTACCTGATGCGCTGCGAACAGATCCTGACCTTCGTCGAGGAGGCCGAAGCCGAGGCCAGCGATGCCCACGCCCGCCCGGCCGGGCAGCTCAAAGTGCATTCGATGACCGGCGTCGGCCAGCATTTCGTGGTCGATGCCATCGCCCGCTACCGCGAAACGCACCCAGACGTCACATTCGACCTGACCATGGCCAACCGCGTGCCCGACCTGCTCGACGAGGGCTACGACGTGTCCATCGTGCTGGCCAGCGAGCTGCCGGATTCGGGGTTCGTCTCCCAGCGCCTGGGCATCACCTACAGCATCGTCTGCGCCTCGCCCGACTACATTGCTCGCCACGGCATCGCACACAAGCCTGCCGACCTGCTCAAGCACCAGTGCCTGCGCATGGTCAGCCCGGTGATTCCGCTGGAAAAATGGTTGTTCGACGGCCCGGAAGGCCAGGAGATGGTCAACATCACCAGCTCGCCGTTCCAGGTGAACTCCGCCGACGCGATGAAGACCGCGATCCGCAGTGGCATGGGGGTGGGTGTGCTGCCGATCTACTCTGCCATCGACGGCCTGCGCGACGGCAGCCTGGTGCGGGTGATGCCCGACTATCGCCTGCAGGAGCTGAACCTGTACGCGATCTACCCGTCGCGCCAGTACCTGGATGCCAAGATCAAGACCTGGGTCGAGTACCTGCGCAACTCGCTGCCGGAAATCCTGGCGGCGCATGAAGCGGACCTGAAGACCCATGAATTGCTGATCGCCACCTGA
- a CDS encoding 2-hydroxyacid dehydrogenase yields the protein MKKTVLAFSRITPAMAERLQHDFNVILPNPKLGDINAQFNEALPEAHGLIGVGRTLGRAQLEGAGKLEVVSSVSVGYDNYDLDYFNERGIALTNTPDVLTESTADLGFSLIMGCARRTAELDAWTKAGNWQATVGPAHFGSDVHGKTLGIVGMGNIGAAVARRGRLGFNMSILYAGNSRKSALEQELGAQFRSLEQLLAESDFVCIVVPLSDATRKLIGARELKLMKPSAFLINIARGPVVDEAALVEALQAGTIRGAGLDVYEKEPLADSPLFKLPNALTLPHIGSATAETRDAMANRAMENLRAALLGERPRDLVNPQVWKG from the coding sequence ATGAAAAAGACCGTCCTGGCCTTCAGCCGTATCACCCCGGCCATGGCCGAGCGCCTGCAGCACGACTTCAACGTGATCCTGCCCAATCCCAAGCTGGGCGACATCAATGCCCAGTTCAACGAAGCGCTGCCTGAGGCCCACGGCCTGATCGGCGTCGGCCGCACGCTCGGCCGCGCGCAGCTCGAAGGTGCCGGCAAACTGGAGGTGGTGTCGAGCGTGTCGGTCGGTTACGACAACTACGACCTGGACTACTTCAACGAACGCGGCATCGCCCTGACCAACACTCCCGACGTGCTCACCGAAAGCACCGCCGACCTGGGCTTCTCGCTGATCATGGGCTGCGCCCGCCGTACCGCCGAGCTGGACGCCTGGACCAAGGCCGGCAATTGGCAGGCAACCGTAGGCCCGGCACATTTCGGTAGCGACGTGCACGGCAAGACCCTCGGTATCGTCGGCATGGGCAACATCGGCGCCGCCGTGGCACGCCGTGGTCGCCTGGGCTTCAACATGTCGATCCTGTATGCCGGTAACAGCCGCAAGAGCGCGCTGGAGCAGGAACTGGGCGCGCAGTTCCGCAGCCTGGAGCAGTTGCTGGCCGAGTCCGATTTCGTCTGCATCGTGGTGCCGTTGTCCGATGCCACCCGCAAGCTGATCGGCGCCCGTGAGCTGAAGCTGATGAAGCCGAGCGCCTTCCTGATCAACATCGCCCGCGGGCCGGTGGTGGACGAGGCGGCGCTGGTCGAGGCGCTGCAAGCTGGCACCATCCGTGGCGCAGGGTTGGATGTGTACGAGAAGGAGCCGCTGGCCGATTCTCCGCTGTTCAAGCTGCCCAACGCGCTCACCCTGCCGCACATCGGCTCGGCGACTGCCGAGACCCGCGATGCCATGGCCAACCGGGCAATGGAGAACCTGCGCGCAGCGTTACTGGGCGAGCGACCACGGGACCTGGTGAATCCGCAGGTGTGGAAGGGCTGA
- a CDS encoding glycosyltransferase family 2 protein, producing MNITLIVPVYNEQDTLEHFYRTVRAEPSLQGMTVEILFVNDGSSDETEAICAELALRDEWVTVINFSRNFGKESALFAGLEYADGDAMVPIDVDLQDPIELIAQMVERWQQGADVVLAKRRSRDADTPLKRWSARLYYRLHNRIASTHIEENVGDFRLLDRKVVAAIRQLPEQQLFMKGVLSWVGFRTEIIEYDRPPRVAGESKFGLWRLWNLALDGITSFSTVPLRLWTYIGAGVSLFALVFAVYLIVQKVLWGIDLPGYPSLLSAILFLGGVQLIGIGILGEYVGRIYQETKHRPRYVVRKVLGRRRQPR from the coding sequence ATGAATATCACCCTCATCGTGCCGGTGTACAACGAGCAGGACACCCTCGAACACTTCTACCGCACCGTGCGTGCCGAGCCGTCGCTGCAGGGCATGACGGTGGAGATCCTGTTCGTCAATGACGGCAGCAGCGACGAGACCGAGGCGATCTGCGCCGAGCTTGCGCTACGCGATGAATGGGTCACGGTGATCAACTTTTCGCGCAACTTCGGCAAGGAGTCGGCGCTGTTTGCCGGGCTCGAATATGCCGATGGCGATGCCATGGTGCCGATCGATGTCGACTTGCAGGACCCCATCGAACTGATCGCGCAGATGGTCGAGCGTTGGCAGCAGGGCGCCGACGTGGTCCTGGCCAAGCGTCGCAGCCGCGATGCCGACACCCCGCTCAAGCGCTGGAGTGCGCGCCTTTATTACCGGCTGCACAACCGTATCGCCTCCACTCATATCGAAGAGAACGTCGGTGATTTTCGGCTGCTCGACCGCAAGGTGGTCGCCGCGATCCGCCAGTTGCCGGAGCAGCAGTTGTTCATGAAGGGCGTGTTGTCGTGGGTAGGATTTCGCACCGAGATCATCGAGTACGACCGCCCGCCGCGGGTGGCGGGGGAGAGCAAGTTCGGCCTGTGGCGACTGTGGAACCTGGCGCTGGACGGCATCACCTCGTTCAGTACCGTGCCGTTGCGGTTGTGGACCTACATCGGCGCGGGGGTGTCGCTGTTCGCGCTGGTATTCGCGGTGTACCTGATCGTACAGAAGGTACTGTGGGGGATCGACCTGCCAGGGTATCCGTCGTTGCTGTCGGCGATCCTGTTCCTGGGCGGGGTGCAGCTGATCGGGATCGGGATACTGGGCGAGTATGTCGGGCGGATCTACCAGGAGACCAAGCACCGGCCGCGGTATGTGGTGCGCAAGGTGCTGGGTAGGCGGCGCCAGCCGCGGTGA
- a CDS encoding GtrA family protein translates to MNAGAGGLLDQMRRYVLVGLGNTLVHGSVFFLLHLLLGLRQAPSNLLAFAVAASLSYYVNARYTFAARPSKRRYLLFLLGMGIVSVAVGALSDWARLSPWLTLVIFSTVSLVVGYSYSRSVVFRRRTP, encoded by the coding sequence TTGAACGCCGGTGCGGGCGGGCTGTTGGACCAGATGCGGCGCTATGTGCTGGTCGGGTTGGGCAACACCCTGGTGCACGGGTCGGTGTTCTTCCTGCTGCACCTGCTGCTGGGGTTGCGCCAGGCGCCAAGCAACCTGCTGGCGTTTGCCGTTGCGGCGAGCCTGTCGTACTACGTCAACGCCCGCTACACCTTCGCGGCCAGGCCCAGCAAGCGGCGCTACTTGCTGTTCCTGCTGGGCATGGGGATAGTGAGTGTGGCGGTGGGTGCGCTTTCCGACTGGGCGCGCCTGTCACCCTGGCTGACCCTCGTGATCTTTTCCACGGTCAGCCTTGTAGTGGGTTACAGCTACTCGCGCAGTGTGGTCTTCAGACGGAGGACGCCATGA
- a CDS encoding glucosyltransferase domain-containing protein has protein sequence MPTAQPWNRPLTPRQAHLLCLLALALHVLPLILADSMYLDDVWRAQTATGNWTAEGRLLTQWLHAGLSFAGGAINLFPLPLLLSLPVAAYALARLAIHYFGQPRPTDLLVVLPLWYSPFFLQNLSYQYDGPAMALGLAAMILAVSLDPRRLFAGTVLIACGLGFYQVTLNVFIGLCCIDAVRGLLRGDPLARLGKVVTLRVVQMLLGALVYLLVAMPWMSEQRLTMLAVDAALPGEVITRLGTAFEHIALLLTPGNLVLAVGLALLAAAGLWRDGRGIHRQHGLPGLLVRVAGLLLAVLVLVVMTSGVMLAFDYFIHGARTLMGFACVLVLLLYLARRGLGDRAPDRALILCLPLLSMLALAYAHGRLLEAQKAQFAAIGQYIGQDILSHPALDKARAYYLLERNQAEGWLPAAAGAQARAPLLKFIRSSDFVLLPEMMARVGIGQFYINSTANQSPAPTWRADDLLARGGTPVVDNRLYSIYLIGDQGYVVTKPQPKPWTLP, from the coding sequence ATGCCGACAGCCCAGCCGTGGAACCGCCCCCTGACACCGCGCCAGGCGCACCTGCTCTGCCTGCTCGCACTTGCCCTGCATGTGCTGCCGCTGATTCTCGCCGACTCGATGTACCTCGACGATGTCTGGCGCGCGCAGACCGCCACGGGGAACTGGACCGCCGAAGGGCGCCTGCTCACCCAGTGGCTGCATGCAGGGCTGAGCTTCGCCGGCGGGGCGATCAACCTGTTCCCCTTGCCGCTGCTGTTGAGCCTGCCAGTGGCGGCCTATGCCCTGGCGCGTCTGGCCATTCACTACTTCGGCCAGCCGCGCCCGACCGACCTGCTCGTGGTGTTGCCGCTGTGGTACAGCCCGTTCTTCCTGCAGAACCTGTCATACCAGTACGACGGGCCCGCCATGGCACTGGGTCTGGCGGCGATGATCCTGGCGGTGAGCCTCGATCCACGCCGGTTGTTCGCCGGCACCGTCTTGATTGCCTGCGGCCTGGGTTTCTACCAGGTGACGCTGAATGTATTCATCGGCTTGTGTTGCATCGACGCGGTGCGCGGCCTGTTGCGCGGCGATCCGCTGGCCCGGCTGGGCAAGGTGGTGACCTTGCGTGTGGTGCAGATGCTGTTGGGCGCGCTGGTGTATCTGTTGGTGGCGATGCCGTGGATGTCCGAGCAGCGTTTGACCATGCTGGCAGTGGATGCTGCGCTGCCAGGCGAAGTGATAACGCGCCTGGGCACGGCGTTCGAGCATATTGCCCTGCTGCTGACGCCCGGCAACCTGGTCCTGGCGGTGGGGCTGGCGCTGCTGGCCGCCGCTGGGCTGTGGCGCGATGGTCGAGGTATCCATCGGCAGCACGGCCTGCCAGGCCTGCTCGTGCGCGTCGCCGGCCTGCTGCTGGCGGTGCTGGTGCTGGTGGTGATGACCAGCGGCGTGATGCTGGCATTCGACTATTTCATTCATGGCGCACGCACCCTGATGGGCTTTGCCTGCGTGCTGGTGCTACTGCTCTACCTGGCCAGGCGCGGGCTGGGTGACCGCGCGCCTGATCGCGCGCTGATTCTCTGCCTGCCGCTGTTGTCGATGCTGGCGCTGGCCTACGCCCATGGCCGTCTGCTGGAGGCGCAGAAGGCGCAGTTCGCGGCGATCGGTCAGTACATCGGTCAGGACATCCTCAGCCACCCCGCGTTGGACAAGGCCCGCGCCTATTACTTGCTCGAACGCAACCAGGCCGAGGGTTGGTTACCTGCTGCCGCTGGCGCGCAGGCCCGGGCACCGTTGCTCAAGTTCATCCGCAGTTCGGACTTCGTACTCTTGCCGGAGATGATGGCGCGCGTCGGTATCGGCCAGTTCTATATCAACAGCACCGCCAACCAGAGCCCGGCGCCGACCTGGCGCGCCGATGACCTGCTGGCCCGCGGCGGCACACCGGTAGTGGACAACCGCCTGTACAGCATCTACCTCATCGGCGACCAGGGTTATGTGGTGACCAAGCCGCAGCCCAAACCCTGGACGTTGCCTTGA
- a CDS encoding DMT family transporter — MNLSLYLLTVLIWGTTWIALKLQLGVVEIPVSIVYRFALAGLILFAVLLLTRRLQPMNRRGHLICLAQGLCLFCVNFMCFLTASQWIASGLIAVVFSTATLWNALNARIFFGQKIAANVLGGGAMGLLGLGLLFWPELSGHAASRETLVGLGLALLGTLCFSAGNMLSSLQQKAGLKPMTTNAWGMVYGATLLGLYCLVNGVPFAMEWNTRYIGSLLYLVIPGSVIGFTAYLTLVGRMGPERAAYCTVLFPLVALNVSAFAEGYQWTAPALLGLVAVMAGNVLVFRKPRVAKATQAALAMK; from the coding sequence ATGAATCTGTCGCTCTATTTGCTTACCGTCCTGATCTGGGGCACCACCTGGATCGCCCTGAAGCTGCAATTGGGTGTGGTCGAGATCCCGGTATCGATCGTCTACCGCTTTGCCCTGGCAGGTCTGATCCTGTTCGCGGTCCTGCTGCTGACCCGTCGCCTGCAACCGATGAATCGGCGTGGGCACCTGATCTGCCTGGCCCAGGGGCTTTGCCTGTTCTGTGTCAACTTCATGTGCTTCCTCACCGCCAGCCAGTGGATCGCCAGCGGCCTGATCGCCGTGGTGTTCTCCACCGCGACCCTGTGGAACGCGCTCAACGCGCGGATCTTCTTCGGCCAGAAGATCGCCGCCAACGTGCTGGGCGGTGGCGCCATGGGCTTGCTGGGGTTGGGCCTGCTGTTCTGGCCCGAGCTGTCCGGACACGCCGCCAGCCGTGAAACCCTGGTCGGCCTGGGCCTCGCGTTGCTGGGTACCCTGTGCTTCTCGGCCGGCAACATGCTTTCCAGCCTGCAACAGAAGGCGGGCCTCAAGCCGATGACCACCAACGCCTGGGGGATGGTGTACGGTGCGACCCTGCTGGGGTTGTATTGCCTGGTCAATGGCGTGCCCTTCGCCATGGAGTGGAACACCCGCTATATCGGTTCGCTGCTGTACCTGGTGATTCCAGGTTCAGTGATTGGCTTTACCGCCTACCTTACCCTCGTCGGGCGCATGGGCCCGGAGCGGGCGGCGTATTGCACGGTGCTGTTCCCGCTGGTAGCGCTGAACGTGTCGGCATTCGCCGAAGGCTATCAGTGGACGGCACCGGCATTGCTGGGGCTGGTCGCCGTGATGGCCGGTAATGTGCTGGTGTTTCGCAAGCCCCGGGTTGCCAAGGCCACCCAGGCAGCGTTGGCCATGAAGTGA
- a CDS encoding helix-turn-helix domain-containing protein, translating to MPPLHQLQVFNAMHSSPNARLEASAQMGEGLAAALWRNRDDARDYLAPSHHTLSCYIADGTGTFRRQRPGDKGAPNKLCIMPAGHESNWVVNGTIRLAHLYISEEQFALGCIRLLDREPREMQLHEATFLDDPQQALRFHQLIGLDWNEPAERLLASSLAHAIIDHAVLGQAGLRQGLRLKGGLAPHQRRHLVDYIEANLDQPLSLNELALRCNLSEYHFARMFRASFGLPPHQYLLARRLHQACRLLRQGDLPLGQVALLCGFASASHFSNRFRQAMGATPGEYRAALGRIELASR from the coding sequence ATGCCGCCACTTCATCAGTTGCAAGTCTTCAACGCCATGCACAGCTCGCCCAACGCCCGCCTGGAAGCCAGCGCGCAAATGGGCGAGGGCCTGGCCGCAGCCCTGTGGCGCAACCGTGACGATGCGCGTGACTACCTCGCCCCCAGCCACCATACCCTGTCGTGCTACATCGCCGACGGCACCGGCACCTTCCGCCGCCAGCGCCCGGGCGACAAGGGCGCGCCGAACAAACTGTGCATCATGCCCGCCGGTCACGAGTCCAACTGGGTGGTCAACGGCACCATCCGCCTGGCGCACCTGTACATCAGCGAAGAACAGTTCGCCCTCGGCTGCATTCGCCTGCTCGACCGCGAGCCACGGGAAATGCAGCTGCACGAAGCCACCTTCCTCGACGACCCACAGCAGGCCCTGCGCTTTCACCAACTGATCGGGCTTGACTGGAACGAACCTGCCGAGCGCCTGCTGGCCAGCAGCCTGGCCCACGCCATCATCGACCATGCCGTGCTGGGCCAGGCCGGCCTGCGCCAGGGGCTACGGCTCAAGGGCGGGCTGGCGCCGCACCAGCGTCGGCATCTGGTGGACTACATCGAGGCCAATCTCGACCAGCCGCTTTCACTGAATGAACTGGCGCTGCGCTGCAATCTGTCCGAGTACCACTTCGCCCGGATGTTCCGCGCAAGCTTCGGCCTGCCGCCACACCAGTACCTGCTGGCGCGCCGACTGCACCAGGCGTGCCGGTTGCTGCGCCAGGGCGACCTGCCGCTGGGGCAGGTGGCATTGCTGTGCGGGTTTGCCAGTGCCAGCCATTTCAGCAATCGCTTCAGGCAGGCGATGGGCGCAACGCCCGGGGAGTATCGTGCTGCGTTGGGCAGAATAGAACTTGCGAGCCGATAA
- a CDS encoding TonB-dependent siderophore receptor, producing the protein MKFTPRCVPLWFGLCALSAVALAPLARAAEQVQVYTFAQPGQPLAQALNAFSRTTGQSVVYTFELPSQQAPALNGSFSAEQALQQLLGQSGLAWRRVDARTLTLEPLDTSGALNLQATTVTSQMDSFSYQPLASPSIMRGQGTNLETPHAINVVPAQVLRDQAPRNLDDALANVSGITQGNNFGGTSDTVMKRGFGDNRDGSIMRDGMPIVQGRSLNATTERVEVLKGPASLLYGIQDPGGVINVVSKRPQLEQYNALTLRGSTYGSGKNGSGGSFDSTGALGDSNLAYRLIVDHEDEDYWRNYGVHRESLVAPSLAWFGEDTQVLLAYEHREFLYPFDRGTAISNRTNHPLDIPATRRLDEPFNDMEGRSDLYRLEVDHQLADDWKLHFGYSFNRETYDASQVRVTGVNEARGTLTRSIDGTHGAMSRDQFATLSLNGNVQLGGMQHDLLLGFDHEDRKVYRADLIRQASRSTFSYLNPVYGQEPEGSTVRASDSDQTDKLRTDSLFFQDAVHLDEHWIAVAGVRLQQYDQLAGRGRPFTTNTDTSDRAWTPHAGLVYKVDEQLSFYGSYSESFKPNSSIAPLSGGLVLDSSIAPEEGKAWELGAKLDIPGQITGTLALFDITKRNVLVANFDTRTGETLYSNAGEVSSRGVELDLSGQLSERWSLIGSYAFTDAEVTKDPALKGNRLQNVARHTGSLSAVYDYGSLFGGDRLRLGAGARYVGERAGNPTNDFDLPAYTVADAYASYETKLDAHKVRLQLNVKNLFDKVYYSSAVNRYFVAIGDARQVSVSSTLEF; encoded by the coding sequence ATGAAGTTCACCCCGCGTTGCGTCCCTCTCTGGTTTGGTCTCTGTGCCCTGTCCGCAGTGGCGCTGGCACCCTTGGCTCGCGCCGCCGAGCAGGTTCAGGTGTATACCTTCGCCCAGCCCGGCCAACCACTGGCCCAGGCCCTCAACGCCTTCAGCCGCACTACCGGGCAAAGCGTGGTGTACACCTTCGAGCTTCCCAGCCAGCAGGCGCCGGCGCTCAACGGCTCGTTCAGCGCCGAGCAGGCCTTGCAGCAACTGCTTGGCCAATCCGGTCTGGCCTGGCGCCGCGTCGATGCGCGCACCCTGACCCTGGAACCTCTCGACACGTCCGGCGCCTTGAACCTGCAGGCCACCACCGTGACCTCGCAGATGGACAGCTTCAGCTACCAGCCACTGGCCAGCCCCTCGATCATGCGCGGCCAGGGGACGAACCTGGAAACGCCGCACGCAATCAACGTGGTTCCGGCCCAGGTGTTGCGCGACCAGGCGCCGCGCAACCTCGATGATGCCCTGGCCAACGTCAGCGGTATCACCCAGGGCAACAACTTTGGCGGCACCTCCGACACGGTGATGAAGCGCGGCTTTGGCGACAACCGCGACGGTTCGATCATGCGCGACGGCATGCCGATCGTGCAGGGTCGCAGCCTCAACGCCACCACCGAACGCGTTGAAGTGCTCAAGGGGCCGGCGTCGCTGCTGTACGGTATCCAGGATCCGGGCGGGGTCATCAACGTGGTCAGCAAGCGTCCGCAGCTCGAGCAATACAACGCCCTGACCCTGCGCGGCTCGACCTACGGCAGCGGCAAGAATGGCAGCGGTGGCAGTTTCGACAGCACCGGTGCACTGGGCGACAGCAACCTGGCGTATCGCTTGATCGTCGATCATGAAGATGAAGACTACTGGCGCAACTACGGCGTGCACCGCGAGTCGCTGGTGGCGCCGTCGCTGGCCTGGTTTGGCGAGGACACCCAGGTGCTGCTGGCGTATGAGCACCGCGAGTTCCTGTATCCGTTCGACCGTGGCACGGCGATCAGCAACCGCACCAATCACCCGCTGGATATCCCGGCCACTCGCCGCCTGGACGAGCCGTTCAACGACATGGAAGGCCGCTCGGACCTGTATCGCCTTGAAGTCGATCACCAGTTGGCGGACGACTGGAAACTGCACTTCGGCTACAGCTTCAACCGTGAAACCTACGACGCCAGCCAGGTGCGGGTGACCGGCGTCAACGAGGCCCGTGGCACCCTGACCCGCAGCATCGACGGCACCCACGGCGCCATGAGCCGCGACCAGTTCGCCACCCTGAGCCTGAACGGCAATGTGCAACTGGGCGGGATGCAACATGACCTGCTGCTGGGCTTCGACCATGAAGACCGCAAGGTCTATCGCGCCGACCTGATCCGCCAGGCCAGCCGTTCGACCTTCAGCTACCTCAACCCGGTCTACGGCCAGGAGCCTGAAGGCAGCACCGTGCGTGCCAGCGACAGCGACCAGACCGACAAGCTGCGCACCGACTCGCTGTTCTTCCAGGACGCCGTGCACCTGGACGAGCACTGGATCGCCGTGGCCGGTGTGCGCCTGCAACAGTACGACCAGCTCGCCGGTCGCGGCCGACCCTTCACCACCAACACCGACACCAGCGACCGCGCCTGGACCCCGCATGCCGGGCTGGTCTACAAGGTCGACGAGCAACTGTCGTTCTATGGCAGCTACAGTGAGTCGTTCAAGCCCAACTCCAGCATCGCCCCGCTGAGCGGCGGGCTGGTGCTCGATTCCTCCATCGCCCCGGAGGAGGGCAAGGCCTGGGAACTGGGGGCCAAGCTCGACATTCCCGGGCAGATCACCGGCACCCTGGCGCTGTTCGACATCACCAAGCGCAATGTCCTGGTGGCCAACTTCGACACCCGCACCGGCGAAACCCTGTACAGCAATGCTGGCGAAGTCAGCTCGCGTGGCGTCGAACTGGACCTGAGCGGCCAGCTCAGCGAACGCTGGAGCCTGATCGGCAGCTATGCCTTCACCGACGCCGAAGTGACCAAGGACCCGGCCCTCAAGGGTAATCGCCTGCAGAACGTGGCGCGCCATACCGGCTCGCTGTCGGCGGTGTACGACTACGGCAGCCTGTTCGGTGGTGATCGTCTACGTTTGGGAGCCGGTGCGCGTTATGTCGGTGAGCGGGCAGGTAACCCGACCAACGATTTCGACCTGCCGGCCTACACCGTGGCCGACGCCTACGCCAGCTACGAGACCAAGCTGGATGCGCACAAGGTGCGTTTGCAGTTGAACGTGAAGAACCTGTTCGACAAGGTGTACTACAGCTCGGCGGTGAACCGGTACTTCGTGGCTATTGGCGACGCACGGCAGGTGAGTGTATCGAGTACGTTGGAGTTCTGA
- a CDS encoding peptide chain release factor 3, which translates to MTNQAAEVAKRRTFAIISHPDAGKTTITEKLLLMGKAISVAGTVKSRKSDRHATSDWMEMEKQRGISITTSVMQFPYREHMINLLDTPGHEDFSEDTYRTLTAVDSALMVLDGGKGVEPRTIALMDVCRLRDTPIVSFINKLDRDIRDPIELLDEIEAVLKIKAAPITWPIGCYRDFKGVYHLTGDYIIVYTPGHGHERTEAKIIQKLDSDEARAHLGDQYDGFVEQLELVQGACHEFNQDEFINGQLTPVFFGTALGNFGVDHVLDAVVDWAPRPLARVAHERTVEPVEEKFTGFVFKIQANMDPKHRDRIAFMRICSGKYEKGMKMRHVRLGKDLRIGDALTFFSSEREQLEEAYAGDIIGLHNHGTIQIGDTFSEGEALGFTGIPHFAPELFRRVRLKDPLKSKQLRQGLQQLAEEGATQVFFPERSNDIILGAVGVLQFDVVASRLKEEYKVECAYEPITVWSARWIACDDKKKLEEFQNKAMENLAIDGGGHLTYLAPTRVNLSLMEERWPDVQFRATREHH; encoded by the coding sequence ATGACCAACCAGGCCGCCGAAGTCGCGAAGCGCCGCACTTTCGCAATCATTTCCCACCCCGACGCCGGTAAGACCACCATCACCGAGAAGCTCCTGCTGATGGGCAAGGCAATCTCCGTCGCGGGGACCGTGAAGTCGCGCAAGTCCGACCGCCATGCCACCTCCGACTGGATGGAAATGGAGAAGCAGCGTGGCATCTCCATCACCACCTCGGTGATGCAGTTCCCGTACCGCGAGCACATGATCAACCTGCTCGACACCCCCGGCCACGAAGACTTCTCCGAAGATACCTACCGTACCCTGACCGCCGTGGACTCGGCGCTGATGGTGCTGGACGGCGGTAAGGGTGTAGAGCCGCGTACCATCGCCCTGATGGACGTGTGCCGCCTGCGCGACACGCCCATCGTCAGCTTCATCAACAAACTCGACCGTGACATCCGCGACCCGATCGAACTGCTCGACGAAATCGAAGCGGTACTGAAGATCAAGGCCGCGCCGATCACCTGGCCGATCGGTTGCTACCGCGACTTCAAGGGCGTGTACCACCTCACCGGTGACTACATCATCGTCTACACCCCGGGTCACGGCCACGAGCGCACCGAAGCCAAGATCATCCAGAAGCTGGATTCCGATGAGGCCCGCGCCCATCTGGGCGACCAGTACGATGGCTTCGTCGAGCAACTGGAGCTGGTGCAGGGCGCCTGCCACGAGTTCAACCAGGACGAGTTCATCAACGGCCAGCTCACGCCTGTGTTCTTCGGGACCGCCCTGGGCAACTTCGGTGTCGACCATGTGCTCGATGCGGTCGTCGACTGGGCACCGCGTCCGCTGGCACGCGTGGCGCACGAGCGCACCGTGGAGCCGGTGGAAGAGAAGTTCACCGGTTTCGTGTTCAAGATCCAGGCGAACATGGACCCCAAGCACCGCGACCGTATCGCCTTCATGCGTATCTGCTCGGGCAAGTACGAGAAGGGCATGAAGATGCGCCATGTGCGCCTGGGCAAGGACCTGCGCATCGGCGATGCGCTGACCTTCTTCTCTTCCGAGCGTGAACAGCTCGAAGAGGCATATGCCGGCGACATCATCGGCCTGCACAACCACGGCACGATCCAGATCGGCGACACCTTCAGCGAAGGCGAAGCGCTGGGCTTCACCGGTATCCCGCACTTCGCCCCGGAACTGTTCCGTCGTGTGCGCCTGAAGGACCCGCTGAAATCCAAGCAGCTGCGCCAGGGTCTGCAGCAGTTGGCCGAGGAGGGGGCGACCCAGGTGTTCTTCCCCGAGCGCAGCAACGACATCATCCTCGGTGCGGTCGGTGTGCTGCAGTTCGATGTGGTCGCCAGCCGCCTGAAGGAAGAGTACAAGGTCGAGTGTGCCTACGAGCCGATCACCGTCTGGTCGGCACGCTGGATTGCCTGCGACGACAAGAAGAAACTCGAGGAATTCCAGAACAAGGCCATGGAGAACCTCGCCATCGATGGCGGTGGCCACCTGACCTATCTGGCACCGACCCGGGTCAACCTGTCGCTGATGGAAGAGCGCTGGCCTGACGTGCAGTTCCGCGCGACCCGCGAACACCACTGA